One genomic region from Flagellimonas oceani encodes:
- the ykgO gene encoding type B 50S ribosomal protein L36 — MKVRASIKKRSADCKIVRRKGRLYVINKKNPRFKQRQG; from the coding sequence ATGAAAGTAAGAGCATCAATAAAGAAGAGAAGTGCCGACTGCAAGATTGTTCGCAGAAAGGGCAGATTGTATGTAATCAACAAAAAGAATCCTAGATTTAAACAAAGACAAGGGTAA
- the infA gene encoding translation initiation factor IF-1 codes for MAKQPAIEQDGTIIEALSNAMFRVELENGHVVTAHISGKMRMHYIKLLPGDKVKLEMSPYDLTKARITYRY; via the coding sequence ATGGCAAAGCAGCCAGCAATAGAACAAGACGGGACTATCATTGAAGCATTGTCCAATGCAATGTTCAGGGTAGAATTGGAAAATGGGCACGTTGTAACGGCGCACATATCAGGGAAAATGCGTATGCATTACATAAAGCTGCTTCCCGGTGATAAGGTAAAGTTGGAAATGAGTCCATACGATTTAACAAAAGCAAGAATTACGTATAGATACTAG
- the secY gene encoding preprotein translocase subunit SecY produces the protein MKKFIETISNIWKIDELRQRIILTLGLLLVYRFGAQVVLPGIDTAQLAELSTQTENGILGILNAFTGGAFANASVFALGIMPYISASIVVQLMGIAIPYLQKLQKEGESGRKTINQITRWLTIGICIVQAPAYLYGLGALGVPDSAFVLGKGLDFIVPAVIILVTGCVFAMWLGEKITDKGIGNGISLLIMVGIIATLPQAFAQEFVSRTTNNTGGIMFMLIEVIVWFLVILASVYLTMAVRQIPVQYARRTASGGYEKNVMGARQYIPLKLNASGVMPIIFAQAIMFAPSLIGRTFNDTAAGQWMEVQFADIFGLAYNILFAVLIIIFTYFYTAITVPTNKMADDLKRSGGFIPGIRPGKETGNYLDKIMSLITLPGSIFLALLAVLPAVVVKLMDVQAGWALFYGGTSLLIMVGVAIDTVQQVNSYLLNRHYDGLMKTGKNRKVA, from the coding sequence ATGAAGAAATTTATTGAGACCATATCAAATATCTGGAAGATAGATGAACTAAGACAACGCATCATCCTAACATTGGGGTTGTTGTTGGTCTACCGATTCGGTGCCCAAGTTGTTCTTCCCGGTATTGATACCGCCCAGTTGGCGGAATTATCCACCCAGACTGAAAATGGTATCTTGGGTATTCTGAATGCTTTTACGGGTGGTGCTTTTGCGAATGCCTCGGTGTTCGCTTTGGGTATTATGCCCTATATCTCCGCTTCCATTGTGGTACAGTTGATGGGAATTGCGATTCCATATCTTCAAAAACTACAAAAAGAAGGAGAGAGTGGTAGAAAGACCATCAATCAGATTACCCGTTGGTTAACAATAGGTATCTGTATTGTTCAAGCCCCTGCCTATTTGTACGGTCTTGGTGCCCTTGGTGTGCCAGATAGTGCATTTGTTTTGGGCAAAGGTTTGGATTTTATCGTTCCAGCTGTTATTATATTGGTAACAGGGTGTGTGTTCGCTATGTGGTTGGGTGAGAAAATTACCGATAAGGGTATCGGAAACGGTATTTCCTTATTGATTATGGTAGGGATCATTGCAACGTTGCCACAAGCATTTGCGCAGGAATTTGTTTCCAGAACAACAAACAATACCGGAGGAATCATGTTTATGTTGATCGAGGTAATCGTTTGGTTCTTGGTAATCTTGGCCAGTGTTTATTTGACCATGGCCGTAAGACAGATTCCGGTACAGTACGCAAGAAGAACAGCTTCTGGCGGATATGAAAAGAACGTAATGGGAGCGCGTCAGTACATTCCATTAAAATTGAATGCATCTGGTGTAATGCCCATTATCTTTGCACAGGCAATTATGTTCGCGCCAAGTTTGATCGGTAGAACGTTTAATGATACAGCTGCGGGACAGTGGATGGAAGTACAGTTCGCCGATATATTCGGATTGGCCTACAACATCCTCTTTGCGGTATTGATCATCATATTTACCTACTTCTATACAGCGATCACCGTGCCGACCAATAAAATGGCCGATGATCTTAAAAGAAGTGGTGGTTTTATCCCAGGCATACGCCCAGGAAAGGAAACAGGAAATTATTTGGACAAGATCATGTCCTTGATAACATTGCCGGGATCTATCTTTTTGGCCTTGTTGGCAGTATTGCCCGCAGTAGTGGTTAAATTGATGGATGTACAGGCCGGATGGGCATTGTTTTACGGAGGTACATCACTATTGATTATGGTGGGTGTGGCTATCGATACCGTACAACAAGTTAATTCGTATCTGTTGAACAGACATTACGATGGCTTGATGAAAACCGGAAAGAACAGAAAAGTAGCATAA
- the rplO gene encoding 50S ribosomal protein L15: MDLNNLKPADGAVHKEGKRVGRGEGSGKGGTSTRGHKGAKSRSGYSKKIGFEGGQMPLQRRVPKFGFTNINRKEYTGINLGRLQELVDKGTVKNEVTLETLIENGLAHKNDLVKILGDGELKASLKVSVHKFTASAKAAIESAGGEAISL; this comes from the coding sequence ATGGATTTGAATAATCTTAAACCAGCGGATGGCGCTGTGCACAAAGAAGGAAAACGTGTAGGACGTGGAGAAGGCTCCGGTAAAGGAGGAACTTCCACCCGTGGACACAAAGGAGCCAAGTCTAGATCTGGATATTCCAAAAAGATTGGTTTTGAAGGTGGTCAGATGCCATTGCAGAGACGTGTACCAAAGTTTGGTTTTACCAACATAAACAGAAAAGAGTACACAGGAATCAATCTAGGCAGATTGCAAGAGTTGGTGGACAAAGGAACCGTGAAAAACGAAGTTACTTTGGAAACCCTTATTGAGAACGGATTGGCCCACAAAAACGATTTGGTAAAGATATTGGGTGATGGTGAATTAAAGGCATCGCTTAAAGTATCTGTTCATAAATTTACTGCTTCCGCAAAAGCTGCCATCGAGTCAGCAGGAGGTGAGGCAATAAGTTTATAA
- the rpmD gene encoding 50S ribosomal protein L30 gives MSKIKVTQIKSGIKKPQDQKRTLEALGLKKIGQEVEHEATPSILGMVNKVKHLVSTEEA, from the coding sequence ATGTCAAAGATTAAGGTTACACAAATAAAGAGCGGCATTAAAAAGCCACAAGACCAAAAAAGAACTTTGGAGGCTCTTGGACTTAAAAAAATCGGACAGGAAGTGGAGCACGAAGCAACTCCTAGTATCCTTGGAATGGTAAATAAGGTAAAACACTTGGTTTCCACAGAGGAAGCTTAA